CGTTTTCCTTTTGTCTCTGCGCTCACCTTTCACTATATTTGTAGACCGAAAATTCGACACAGATTATGGTCGCAACCGCAGAAATATTACAAACGAAACAGCGCTTCGGCATCATCGGCAACTGCACGGGTCTGTTGCGCGCCGTGAGCCGCGCCCTGCAAATCGCCCCTACCGACTTGTCGGTCCTCATCACCGGCGAAAGCGGTACGGGTAAGGAAACCTTTCCTCAGATAATACATGCCAACAGCGCCCGCAAACACGGCCGCTACATCGCCGTGAACTGCGGTGCCATACCCGAGGGAACGGTCGACTCGGAACTCTTCGGCCACGAAAAAGGGTCGTTTACCGGTGCCCTGGCCGACCGCAAGGGCTATTTCGAGGAGGCCGACGGCGGCACCATCTTCCTCGACGAGGTGGGAGAGTTGCCCATGACGACGCAAGCCCGCCTGCTGCGCGTGCTCGAAAACGGCGAGTTCATAAAGGTGGGTTCGTCGAAGGTGCAGAAAACCAACGTGCGCATCATCGCCGCCACCAACGTCAACATGCGGGAAGCCATTGCCGAAGGACGTTTCAGGGAAGACCTCTTCTACCGGCTCAGCACGGTGCCCATCGAACTGCCGCCGCTGCGCAACCGCGGCGACGACATCTTGCTGCTGTTCCGCAAATTTGCCGCCGACTTTGCCGAGAAATACCACATGCCGCCCATACAGCTCACAGAGGAAGCCCAGCGCTCGTTGCTCTCCTACCGCTGGCCGGGCAACATCAGGCAACTCAAAAACGTCACCGAGCAAATCTCCATCTTCGAGACCTCCCGCGAAATCAACGCCGACACCCTGCATACCTACCTGCCGGCCTACGACATGGAGAAACTGCCCACACTCAACCAGACGGAGAACAAATCAATGCCGTTCGGCAATGAACGCGAACTGCTCTATCTCGTTTTCGAGATGAAAAAAGAAATCGACGACCTGCGCGCCACCATCGCCGCGATGAATCGCCGCGACAACCAACCGGCAACATCGGCCGCCGTACCGGCGACACCGGTCATCTATGCCAAACCCGACGCCCTGGCGCCCATTACCCACACCGTACAACCGGTGCTGGGGCACCTGTCGCACAACATCGACAAAGAAGAGGGCGAAATCGTGCATGAAGAGGCCGAGTATGTGCCCGACGAAGCCGTACAGACCCTGCCCTCGCTCGAAGATGCCGAACGCGAGATGATACGCAAATCGCTGGAACGGAACAACGGCAAACGCAAGAAAACAGCCGAAGAGCTGGGCATCTCAGAGCGCACGCTCTACCGCAAAATCAAAGAATACAACCTCAGCGACTGACCTATGAAACGACTCCTCCCGATACTGCTCGTGGCCGTATGTGCGACGGCCTGCACCATTTCTTACCGATTCAACGGTGCCTCAATCGACTACAACGTCACCAAGACGATTACCATCAACGACTTCCCGATACGGGCGGCGCTGGTGTATCCGCCCTTGGCCACGACATTCAACGAAACGCTCAAAGACGCTTACACGCGACAGACACGGCTCAGCCTCGTCAACAGCGGCGGCGACTTGGTGCTCGAAGGAGAAATCACGGGTTACAACCTCACCCCGCAGGCCGTAACCGAAGATGCCTACGCCTCACAGACCCGACTCACCATCACGGTGCGCGTGCGATATACCGACAACAAAAAACCCGAGAACGACCTCGACCGCACGTTCAGCGCCTACCGGGACTTCCCGAGCAGCAGCATGCTCACCGACGTGCAAGACGAGCTGATAACCCAAATCACACAAGAACTGGCCGATCTCATCTTCAATGCGACGGTAGG
This portion of the Candidatus Caccoplasma merdavium genome encodes:
- a CDS encoding LptE family protein, which encodes MKRLLPILLVAVCATACTISYRFNGASIDYNVTKTITINDFPIRAALVYPPLATTFNETLKDAYTRQTRLSLVNSGGDLVLEGEITGYNLTPQAVTEDAYASQTRLTITVRVRYTDNKKPENDLDRTFSAYRDFPSSSMLTDVQDELITQITQELADLIFNATVGNW
- a CDS encoding sigma-54-dependent Fis family transcriptional regulator, with product MVATAEILQTKQRFGIIGNCTGLLRAVSRALQIAPTDLSVLITGESGTGKETFPQIIHANSARKHGRYIAVNCGAIPEGTVDSELFGHEKGSFTGALADRKGYFEEADGGTIFLDEVGELPMTTQARLLRVLENGEFIKVGSSKVQKTNVRIIAATNVNMREAIAEGRFREDLFYRLSTVPIELPPLRNRGDDILLLFRKFAADFAEKYHMPPIQLTEEAQRSLLSYRWPGNIRQLKNVTEQISIFETSREINADTLHTYLPAYDMEKLPTLNQTENKSMPFGNERELLYLVFEMKKEIDDLRATIAAMNRRDNQPATSAAVPATPVIYAKPDALAPITHTVQPVLGHLSHNIDKEEGEIVHEEAEYVPDEAVQTLPSLEDAEREMIRKSLERNNGKRKKTAEELGISERTLYRKIKEYNLSD